The stretch of DNA GTCGGCAAGGAGGAGCGCGCCACCCGGGTCCTCGAGGCCGCCAAGCTGCTCGACCTCGAGCCCTACCTGAACCGCAAGCCGAAGGCCCTCTCGGGTGGTCAGCGTCAGCGTGTCGCCATGGGTCGCGCGATCGTCCGTCAGCCGCAGGTGTTCCTCATGGACGAGCCGCTGTCGAACCTCGACGCCAAGCTCCGCGTGCAGACCCGTACCCAGATCGCGTCGCTGCAGCGTCGTCTCGGTGTCACCACCGTCTACGTCACGCACGACCAGACCGAGGCCCTCACCATGGGCGACCGCATCGCGGTCCTCAAGGACGGCATCCTGCAGCAGGTCGGTACCCCGCGCGACCTCTACGAGCGTCCGAACAACGTGTTCGTCGCCGGCTTCATCGGAAGCCCCGCGATGAACCTGTTCCCGGCCGACCTCGCAGACGGCGGCGTCAAGTTCGGTTCGCAGCTTGTGAACGTCGAGCGCGACACGCTCGCCGGCACCAGCGGCGCGCAGGTCACCGTGGGCGTCCGCCCCGAGGACCTCGTCGTCTCGACGACGCAGGGCGAGGGCCTCCAGGTCACCGTCGACCTCGTCGAAGAGCTCGGCGCCGACGGCTACCTGTACGGTCACTCCGAGGTCGAGGGTCGCCGCACCGATGTCGTCGCACGCGTCGACGGCCGCACGCACCCGAACGCGGGCGACACCGTGTACCTGACCCCCCAGCCGGGTCACCTGCACGTGTTCGACGTCGAGTCGGGCGACCGCCTCGGCAACAAGGCCATCGTTCACTGATCTAGCCTGGAAGGGGCCCGCCGCGTGTGCGCGGCGGGCCCCTTTCCCATTTCCAGCGAAGGGGTTGCCTCCGATGACCATGTCGGGCTCGCTCAACATCTCCGCGGCGGTCGTCGACCCCGCTCTGCTCGACCTGCCCTGG from Herbiconiux sp. L3-i23 encodes:
- a CDS encoding ABC transporter ATP-binding protein, whose amino-acid sequence is MASVTFDQATRLYPGSTRPAVDALNLEVADGEFLVLVGPSGCGKSTSLRMLAGLEEVNSGRILIGDRDVTDIPPKDRDIAMVFQNYALYPHMTVAENMGFALKIAGVGKEERATRVLEAAKLLDLEPYLNRKPKALSGGQRQRVAMGRAIVRQPQVFLMDEPLSNLDAKLRVQTRTQIASLQRRLGVTTVYVTHDQTEALTMGDRIAVLKDGILQQVGTPRDLYERPNNVFVAGFIGSPAMNLFPADLADGGVKFGSQLVNVERDTLAGTSGAQVTVGVRPEDLVVSTTQGEGLQVTVDLVEELGADGYLYGHSEVEGRRTDVVARVDGRTHPNAGDTVYLTPQPGHLHVFDVESGDRLGNKAIVH